A DNA window from uncultured Methanoregula sp. contains the following coding sequences:
- a CDS encoding orotate phosphoribosyltransferase-like protein, with amino-acid sequence MSSLDDLISRAKALLADGHSPGQIADELSLSMETVTWLLTQAKGTAAPKDVHIDWTAVSSQAPLLEETAQLLLSRYYLAQTGENTTVPAAKVIVGIALSGIPLATLIAVQEAAQLAIYHPAKQSQSERPTGSISGNFAGVGGERCIIVDDTITSGNTMREVVKYLKKHNAVPVAIWVIFDKRGIKDIDGVPVYSLFKISRID; translated from the coding sequence ATGTCTTCCCTTGACGATCTGATCAGCCGGGCAAAAGCGCTCCTTGCAGATGGGCACAGCCCGGGTCAGATTGCAGATGAACTTTCCCTCTCCATGGAGACGGTGACATGGCTCCTGACCCAGGCAAAGGGGACGGCCGCCCCCAAAGATGTTCATATCGACTGGACTGCAGTCTCAAGCCAGGCTCCACTTCTGGAAGAGACCGCCCAGCTGCTCCTCTCCAGGTACTATCTTGCCCAAACCGGAGAGAACACAACTGTCCCGGCAGCAAAGGTTATCGTTGGTATCGCGCTCTCGGGAATTCCCCTTGCAACCCTCATCGCGGTCCAGGAGGCAGCCCAGCTTGCGATCTACCACCCGGCAAAACAGAGCCAGAGCGAGCGCCCGACCGGGTCGATCAGCGGCAATTTTGCCGGTGTCGGGGGAGAACGGTGCATCATCGTTGACGACACGATCACGTCAGGCAACACCATGCGGGAAGTTGTGAAGTACCTCAAGAAACATAATGCAGTCCCGGTTGCCATCTGGGTCATATTCGACAAGCGCGGTATCAAGGATATCGATGGCGTACCCGTTTATTCGCTCTTCAAAATATCCCGCATTGACTGA
- the thsA gene encoding thermosome subunit alpha: MLSGQPIIILKENVERNYGKEAQRSNITAAKAIAGAVRSTLGPRGMDKMLVSGSGDIVITNDGATILSEIAVQHPGAKMVIEVARTQDEEVGDGTTTAVIVVGALMEQAEIMLEQGIHPTVIAQGYRMGMEKALDIVNGLALKVDPSDRKTLLKIADTAITGKSIEQVKGKLDGIIVDAVMTVAEKVDGKLSVDEEDVMIKKQKGAAMDDAELIRGVVIDKVRAHDGMPKKIAKAKVALVAMPLEITKTQVKAKIKISSAEQINAFSEQEREALKKLADAIIDCGANVLLCQKGISDAAQFYLAKSGILAIEDVPEKDMKYAARALHANIVNKPESLTAKDLGVAELVQEDDEGKVTRISGCKNPKTTTILLRGTSDYLLDELERAVVDGTRVVMDAMEDGTYVVGGGAVETELLMKIRDYAQTVGGRVQIALEAYATAFESIPRTLAENSGYNPIDKLVELKNVHSKGKKNAGLNVYEGKVVDMFAEGVIEPLRSKRQSIQSASETAIMLIRVDDMMITQQGGKGGMPGM; encoded by the coding sequence ATGCTATCTGGACAGCCAATTATTATCCTAAAAGAAAATGTGGAGCGTAATTACGGGAAGGAAGCCCAGCGCTCGAATATTACAGCAGCAAAAGCAATCGCCGGTGCTGTCAGGTCAACCCTCGGCCCCCGCGGCATGGACAAGATGCTTGTCAGCGGCTCTGGCGATATCGTCATCACCAACGATGGTGCCACCATCTTGAGTGAAATAGCCGTTCAGCACCCCGGCGCAAAGATGGTCATCGAAGTTGCACGGACGCAGGATGAAGAGGTCGGAGACGGGACCACCACCGCAGTCATCGTTGTCGGCGCCCTGATGGAGCAGGCGGAGATCATGCTCGAACAGGGAATCCATCCAACCGTGATTGCCCAGGGTTACCGCATGGGCATGGAGAAGGCGCTCGATATTGTCAACGGCCTTGCTCTCAAGGTAGATCCATCCGACCGGAAGACCCTGCTCAAGATTGCCGACACCGCAATCACCGGGAAATCCATTGAACAGGTCAAGGGCAAGCTCGACGGTATCATCGTTGATGCCGTTATGACCGTTGCCGAGAAGGTCGACGGGAAGCTCTCTGTTGATGAAGAAGATGTAATGATCAAGAAGCAGAAGGGCGCTGCTATGGACGATGCCGAGCTGATCCGCGGCGTTGTGATCGATAAGGTCCGCGCCCATGACGGGATGCCAAAGAAGATCGCGAAGGCGAAGGTTGCCCTTGTTGCCATGCCTCTTGAGATCACCAAGACCCAGGTAAAAGCAAAGATCAAGATCTCCTCGGCCGAGCAGATCAACGCATTCTCCGAACAGGAACGCGAAGCGTTGAAGAAACTTGCCGATGCCATCATCGACTGCGGAGCCAACGTCCTCCTCTGCCAGAAAGGCATCTCGGATGCCGCACAGTTCTACCTTGCCAAGAGTGGCATTCTCGCGATTGAGGATGTGCCCGAGAAGGACATGAAATACGCTGCACGGGCCCTGCACGCCAACATCGTCAACAAGCCCGAGTCCCTGACGGCAAAGGATCTCGGAGTTGCAGAGCTTGTCCAGGAAGACGACGAAGGAAAGGTCACGAGAATCTCCGGGTGCAAGAACCCCAAGACCACCACTATCCTGCTCCGCGGCACGAGCGACTACCTCCTCGACGAGCTCGAGCGGGCAGTTGTCGACGGAACCCGCGTTGTTATGGATGCCATGGAAGACGGGACGTACGTTGTCGGCGGCGGCGCAGTTGAGACCGAACTCTTAATGAAGATCCGGGACTATGCCCAGACCGTCGGAGGACGCGTCCAGATCGCTCTCGAGGCCTATGCAACGGCATTCGAATCGATCCCCCGCACCCTTGCCGAGAACTCCGGGTACAACCCGATCGACAAGCTGGTGGAACTCAAGAACGTCCACTCCAAGGGCAAGAAGAATGCCGGGCTGAATGTATACGAGGGCAAAGTCGTGGATATGTTCGCAGAAGGCGTTATCGAGCCTCTCCGGTCCAAGCGCCAGTCCATCCAGAGCGCGTCCGAGACTGCCATCATGCTCATCCGTGTCGATGACATGATGATCACCCAGCAGGGTGGAAAGGGCGGCATGCCCGGCATGTAA